The sequence below is a genomic window from Lolium perenne isolate Kyuss_39 chromosome 7, Kyuss_2.0, whole genome shotgun sequence.
GGACACGGCTGTCTCGCTGTGGCAGTTCCGCCGGAGCGCGCACCCGGAGATCCCGTTCGGCGACACCTTCGACTCCGTCTGCGACGGCGGCAGCACGTACGGCCCGTTCTGGGACCACGTCCTCGGGTACTGGCGCGCGAGCGCGGCGTGTCCGGAGCAGGTGCTCTTCCTGAGGTACGAGGAGCTGCTGCGCGACCCCGCCGCGAACGTGAGGAGGCTGGCGCGGTTCGTCGGCGTGCCGTTctccgaggcggaggaggaggccggcgccGTCCGCGGCATCGTCGAGCTCTGCAGCCTCGGCAGTCTGAGGAACGTGGAGGTGAACAGGACGGGGCTCATGGACGGCCTCGGGTTCCCGCGCAAGGCGCTGTTCAGGAAGGGCGTGGCCGGCGACTGGGCGAACCACATGACGCCGGAGATGGCGCGCCGCATGGACGAGGTCGTCGCCGACAAGCTCCGCGGCACGGGGCTTACTTTCCAGTGAACCCAGAGAAATCTTGCTGTGTAATCGACCATTGATTCAGTTGTATTCCTCGCTGCTTCGATGTTCACATACTCAAAAATAAAGATTCACTGTTACATTGTCCACCTCATAAACAGCGCAACTTTCTTTTACGAAAATATACGGAGCAACTAAAGCTTTCCACCACCGCGCACACGGCACACAGAGAGTCCGGCGGTCTCAGAGCTTGCTGGAGACGGCGATGGGCCTGGTCCTGGGGCGGGCGGGCGCGGGCTCCTTGGGCACGACGACGGTGAGCACGCCGTTCTCCACGCCGGCCCTGATCTGCTCCACCTTCACGTGCTCCGGCAGAGCCACCTCCCGCGCGAACTCCGGCTTCCCGCGCTCCGCCACGTGCCACACGGTCTCTTCGTTTTCCTCCTTTCCATTTTCCATCGCCGCGGCCCTGACTGTCAGCACGTTGCCGTCCTCCACCTGCACCTTGACATCGTCCTTGCCCAACCCCGGGACGTTGATCTTGATGATGTGGGAGGTCGGGGTCTCCACCCAGTCCATGGCGGCCGTGGCCGAGGCGTACGGGCGGGCGTAGAGGAGGCGCCGGAAGGGGCTGCCGAGGAAGAGGTCTGCCATTTCTTGGATTCGGAGAGCTTTGGGATTGGAGTGTCGATCGGCGTTGGCGAGCTTGGCAAGGCGAAGGAACTGGGAGATTGGCGCAAATAAATTGGGAAGTGTTCGCGGCGTCGACGTCGGGAGATGATTCGAGAGACACGGAGAGACTGGATAGTGTGGATAATGGTGTAAAGCGGAGAAGGTTCTGGAGTGTGGTTTGTTGACATCTGCACTCTTCTGGCTCATTTTTCAGTTGTTTGCTACCGGTGTCTCGATTGTCCCTTTCCCATCCAACTCATCCAGCATAATGCAATGGTCCAGACCAGTACGGTTCAGTGCAGTCTGGCTTCACAACCAAATTATGTTCCAAACTGTTGCAAATGCTGAATAACGCACCACATGTCCTAGCCAGGCCTTAAATTAATACATACAAATCGGTTGAAGATAAAAGAAATGTTAAACCAACTTATAAAAACAAACAAAGCCCCACACACTTACACACGGGATCAAGCCAAAATTTTCTACAAAGACTAATGAAGGCAGAACAAAACAGGCTAAATCTTTGCCGCAAAGACCATTCGACCAACTGAAATGCCACAAAGGACTTGTAAGCGGATTTGCTAAAAGTACAGTGGCGGCACGACAGTCAACCGATGTCGCGGGGATTGAACCTGAATGAATCTCAGAAAATCTGAGTGAAATGTACATGGGAGAATAACATTTCTCTGCTCCCACAAATACAAAACCAGAACAAATATCGTAGCAGAGAcaggtttgaagaagaaagggccTCATAGCGGGAAGAAAATCTTGTACAACCAAGGTCGTACGCTTCCTTCGGATTTGTTTGGTAGGGGAGTATTTGTGGGGATACCCACAAAAGCTCATCTCATACAATCCCTAAACCACACTGCTAAAAACAGCTCTTTAGATTTGGTTGGCAGGGATCGTGGCACGGATTGATGCATGACGGCAAATCAACAAACCTTAGCAAAGATTCAATTTTTAGGTGAAATGTCACTTGGTAGTACATGTACGTGAAACATAGGCCACACAACAGTATATATATTGTTAGAATATGTAATAAGTTTTGTTTTTTCATGTTTCTACTCTCAATACGTATGTGTATTGGAGTCCCTCTCTTGTACCACTCGGTCCATGTTTGACCCTATACTTAACACGTAACTGAGGAAAGACGAATCCACTCGTTCCAAACATAGTCTACCGACATGGTATCACAGCTCTGCTCTCCCTCGACAACCTAGTTGTTGCCGCCGCCGTTGACCTTCAGCTGCTGCCGCCGCCAAGAAACCTTGCCACCGATGCAGTTCATCTGTTGCCGTCGCGATACATCTCAAAACCGGCTGTCGTCGTCGCTGGTCTTtcagccgccaccaccgccatacAATCAAGATTCGGCTGCTGCCATATCCCTTCTGGTGTCGCCATCTACACCACCTAGAAAACCTCAACCCGTCTACAACCTACACAACAATCCCGAAAACCCAATCCTCATccgccatacaccacctcaacacCCAAAACCCTAGATCGATATGCTCTTCATCACTCCGGGCTGACTGCTGCCCtcggtgccccccccccccccccccgcgcagcAGCTAACTCGTGGAAATTTTCTGCTATGGAAGGCCCTAGTGTTCCTGCCGTTTCTCGGTGCCAAAGTCATGGCACTGCTTGAAGGCACCGATGTTGCTCCTGCCAAGACCGTCGAAATTGAAGACTCAGAGAAGAAGAAGATTCAAGTTGAGAATCCTGCCTACATCATGTAGCTTGTTCGTGATCAGTAGCTCCTTCGGTTTCTTCTCAACACGCTGTCACCAGACATCCTGTCGCATCTCCTTGATGTGAGTACCCCTGATGGGGCATGGTCGGCCATCAACGCCATGTTCAAGACGGCCTCACGTACCAAAGCCCAGCACCTTCGTGCGAAACTCAACGACACAAATAAGCTCTCCATGACAGCGTCGCCTACTACACCAAGATGAAAGGTTTTGCCTCGGAACTTTCAGCTCTTGGTAAACCGGTTGAAGATGATGAGATGCTTGGTTATTTGCTGCATGGTCTAGACAAGGGTGAATATAATGCCTTAATTACTTCTATTAATGGCAATCCTGGTACTACTCTTGATGATTTTTATGAGCAGCTGCGTTCTTATGATATGCGCAATGCATGGAGTTGAAGAAAACAGAGAATTTGTGTCCTCTGCAAACCTTGCTCGCCATGGAGCAGGACGTGATCAGCGTCCACATGGCCGCACTCTGCCGCCTAGTGGCCACACTCCACCTCCTCGTGGTAGCATCCCTGATCATGGTCCTTAccatggtggtggaggtggtggctaCCGTGACAGGGAGGATGACCGTGGATATTGGCGCCGTGATGAGCGCCATAGTGATCACCGTGATGATCGTCGTGACAGACGCCGAGATGATGGTGGAGGTGATCGTCGTCACTCAGATGGTGGTGGTCGTCGTTTTGATTGCACCCCCACCCCATATGTGAACACTGATTGTCAGATATGCACTAAGCATGGCCATCCTGCTAGAAAGTGCTGGTGGCGCTACTCAAATGACAAGAAGaataaagatgatggtgaaaaggGTGCACACCTTGCATCATATGGTGTTGATACAAACTGGTACACTCACATAGGGGCAACCGACCAGATCAGTAGCGAGCTGAACAAACTTCTCATGGCCAACAAGTACCATGGGCAAGACAGTGTTCGCACTGCTGAAGGTACAGGTATGAACATTAGTCACATTGGCAGTTCAATTTTGCGCACTCCTCATGGTTCCTTTGATCTCAAAAATATCCTTCATGTTCTTAGTGCTTCCAAAAATCTATTATATGGTCATCGCTTTACTCTTGATAATCATGTCTTTATTGAGTTTCATCATTTCTTATTTTTAATCAAGGACCAAGCAACACGAAGAGTTCTATTTAGAGGCCCTTGCAGTGGTCTCTATCCCTTGGTGCCCATGTTCCTTGAGTTTCAAGCATGCCTTCATCTCAATAAATCCATCATCCTCCACATGGCATCACCGCTTAGGACATCCATCTTCATTTGTGGTTCagtaagttcttggaagaaataaAATAGCTTACACCCCAGAGAGTACTCCATATGTTTGTGATTCTTGTCAGTTGGCCAAGAGCAACTAGTTACCATACCCCATATCTTCTAGTGTCTCTACTGTTCCTTTGGAGCTGGTATTCTTTGATGCATGGGGTCCCGCCCCTCTCTCTGTGGGAAACATGCATACTATGTAAGCTTTATCGATGATTTTAGTAAATTCACATGGATTTATTTGCTTAAAAAGTGTTTTGatgtttatcaagcttttctcAATTATCAGCAATATGTTGAACACAAGTTTGATAGGAAAATTATTACTATGCAAACTGACTAGGGAGGTGAGAAAAAATTGAATGGATTCTTCCAAAAGGTTGGCATCACACATCATGTCTCTTGTCCCCATGCCCATCAACAAAATGGTTCAGCTGAAAGAAAACACCGTCATATAAATGAAGTTGGTCTTGCCTTGCTTGCTAATGCTTCCATGACTCTCaaattttgggatgaagcttTTGTCACTGCCACTTTTCTCATAAATCTTCTTCCTATCAATTTTCTTAAGTATGAAACACCCACTGAATGTCTACTTCATGTAACATGAAATTATGATGCTCTTAGAACTTTTGGTTGTACTTGTTGGCCTAAGCTTCATCCCTACAATAAACGAA
It includes:
- the LOC127317383 gene encoding 16.0 kDa heat shock protein, peroxisomal-like; translated protein: MADLFLGSPFRRLLYARPYASATAAMDWVETPTSHIIKINVPGLGKDDVKVQVEDGNVLTVRAAAMENGKEENEETVWHVAERGKPEFAREVALPEHVKVEQIRAGVENGVLTVVVPKEPAPARPRTRPIAVSSKL